Proteins from one Catenuloplanes atrovinosus genomic window:
- a CDS encoding sensor histidine kinase: MDMQSRWPRPAFLAYEAGLALILTATAVGMPGVTRIPLPVAVAVLVGCVDVVLVLVRRRYPVTALVLAALLTAVSGQAGVVLMFALSVSAGLRVRSGPRVTGAFLAVLVITLLGDLRNSEPGVVQALFSLVTFVMLYALPAIVARMTAQRRQLLSLMRERTLHLEEQQKTMAERVRVREASRIAREMHDSLGHRLTLISLYSGALQAAPDQVRTSDTLKLLHGTSMQAMDELRQILAVLRDGGPDDAESAPARLADADALVEGARAAGARITLRREGEPVPLHPLIDHAAYRTLQEGVTNALRHARGGEITLALRYEPDALVAEVVNTPGQPSGVPSSGQGLHGLGERVRLTGGVLYHGRELDGGFRIAATLPLTPQAPTTPGPVADVQTEFRRADRSRRLGWALIAVGVSTVLALCVGTAWTSVATYMVGRDTYDDIAIGTPEPEVRARLPEPTAAIVDTNPPPGLTCVSYQARFTLRADSFFGRYRFCFRDGALVSKEMLDQ; encoded by the coding sequence ATGGACATGCAGTCGAGGTGGCCACGGCCCGCCTTTCTCGCCTACGAGGCCGGCCTCGCACTGATCCTCACCGCCACCGCCGTCGGGATGCCCGGGGTGACCCGGATCCCGCTGCCGGTGGCGGTGGCGGTGCTGGTCGGGTGCGTGGACGTGGTGCTGGTGCTGGTGCGCCGGCGGTACCCGGTGACCGCGCTGGTCCTGGCGGCCCTGCTCACGGCGGTGAGCGGCCAGGCCGGCGTGGTCCTGATGTTCGCGCTCAGCGTCTCGGCCGGGCTGCGCGTGCGCAGCGGCCCGCGGGTGACCGGCGCGTTCCTCGCGGTGCTGGTGATCACGCTGCTCGGCGACCTCCGCAACAGCGAGCCCGGCGTGGTGCAGGCCCTGTTCTCGCTGGTCACATTCGTGATGCTCTACGCGCTCCCGGCGATCGTGGCCCGGATGACCGCGCAGCGCCGCCAGTTGCTGTCGCTGATGCGCGAGCGCACGCTGCACCTGGAGGAGCAGCAGAAGACCATGGCCGAGCGGGTACGGGTGCGCGAGGCCAGCCGCATCGCGCGGGAGATGCACGACTCGCTCGGTCACCGGCTCACGCTCATCTCGCTGTACAGCGGCGCGCTGCAGGCCGCACCGGACCAGGTGCGCACGTCGGACACGCTGAAGCTGCTGCACGGCACGTCCATGCAGGCGATGGACGAGCTGCGGCAGATCCTGGCCGTGCTGCGCGACGGCGGCCCGGACGACGCCGAGTCCGCACCGGCCCGGCTCGCGGACGCGGACGCGCTGGTCGAGGGCGCGCGGGCCGCGGGTGCCCGGATCACGCTGCGCCGGGAGGGCGAGCCGGTGCCGCTGCATCCACTGATCGACCACGCGGCCTACCGGACGCTGCAGGAGGGCGTGACGAACGCGCTCCGGCACGCGCGCGGCGGAGAGATCACGCTGGCGCTGCGGTACGAACCGGACGCGCTGGTCGCCGAGGTGGTCAACACGCCCGGCCAGCCGAGCGGCGTACCGAGCAGCGGGCAGGGCCTGCACGGGCTCGGCGAGCGGGTACGGCTGACCGGCGGCGTCCTCTACCACGGCCGGGAACTGGACGGCGGCTTCCGGATCGCGGCCACGCTGCCGCTGACGCCACAGGCGCCCACCACGCCGGGCCCGGTCGCGGACGTGCAGACCGAATTCCGCCGGGCGGACCGGTCCCGCCGCCTGGGCTGGGCACTGATCGCGGTCGGCGTCAGCACGGTGCTGGCGCTCTGCGTGGGCACCGCCTGGACGTCGGTGGCCACGTACATGGTCGGCCGGGACACCTACGACGACATCGCGATCGGCACGCCGGAGCCGGAGGTCCGCGCGCGGCTGCCGGAGCCGACCGCCGCGATCGTCGACACGAACCCGCCACCCGGTCTCACCTGCGTCTCCTACCAGGCGCGGTTCACGTTGCGTGCGGACTCGTTCTTCGGCCGGTACCGTTTCTGTTTCCGCGACGGTGCGCTGGTGTCGAAGGAGATGCTGGACCAATGA
- a CDS encoding response regulator transcription factor codes for MSLLRVVIADDDELTRGGIRLVLGALPGVEVVAEAGNGREARSAVDRFKPDVVLMDIRMPVVDGLAALRAITGPTRVIMLTTFGEEQYIDEALANGAAGFVLKSSAAEELGPALKAAAAGEMFLSPPVTRHAVTRLRGLGTAPSSDAGARLAAADLSEREAEVLRLLARGLSNTAISEKLVISESTVKTHVSRILLKLECENRVQAALLATQAGLLH; via the coding sequence ATGAGCCTGCTGCGCGTCGTGATCGCCGATGACGACGAGTTGACCCGGGGCGGCATCCGGCTGGTGCTGGGCGCGCTCCCGGGCGTGGAGGTGGTCGCGGAGGCGGGGAACGGGCGGGAGGCCCGGTCCGCGGTCGACCGGTTCAAGCCGGACGTGGTGCTGATGGACATCCGCATGCCGGTGGTGGACGGGCTGGCGGCGCTGCGCGCCATCACCGGGCCCACCCGCGTGATCATGCTGACCACGTTCGGCGAGGAGCAGTACATCGACGAGGCGCTCGCGAACGGCGCGGCCGGGTTCGTGCTGAAGAGCTCCGCGGCCGAGGAACTGGGCCCCGCGCTGAAGGCGGCCGCGGCCGGCGAGATGTTCCTGTCCCCGCCGGTCACCCGGCACGCGGTCACCCGGCTGCGCGGCCTCGGCACGGCACCGTCCTCGGACGCCGGCGCCCGGCTGGCCGCGGCCGACCTCAGCGAGCGGGAGGCCGAGGTGCTGCGGCTGCTGGCCCGCGGCCTGTCCAACACCGCGATCAGCGAGAAACTGGTCATCTCGGAGAGCACGGTCAAGACGCACGTCAGCCGGATCCTGCTCAAACTGGAGTGCGAGAACCGCGTACAGGCCGCGCTGCTGGCCACCCAGGCCGGGCTGCTCCACTAG
- a CDS encoding sigma-70 family RNA polymerase sigma factor, translating into MSGQEAPVPAAHDEDPGPDAAELSPEERMRLIHEAHSGPVLRFLTRLTLGDQDLAEDLLQEAMLRAWRNIDVLPRDTARVAPWLFTVARNVAIDAARARKARPPEIVLADISRLPEPSDAVDGMVAGHIVRQALEQLSPDHRAVLIEVYFRGASTAEAAARLGIPEGTVKSRAYYAVRSMRSAVGSVEPE; encoded by the coding sequence GTGAGCGGTCAGGAGGCACCGGTGCCGGCCGCGCACGACGAAGACCCCGGGCCGGACGCCGCGGAGCTGTCGCCGGAGGAGCGCATGCGCCTCATCCACGAGGCGCACTCCGGGCCGGTGCTCCGCTTCCTCACCCGGCTCACGCTCGGCGACCAGGACCTCGCGGAGGACCTGCTCCAGGAGGCGATGCTGCGCGCCTGGCGCAACATCGACGTGCTGCCGCGGGACACCGCCCGGGTGGCGCCCTGGCTGTTCACGGTGGCGCGCAACGTGGCGATCGACGCGGCCCGCGCCCGCAAGGCCCGCCCGCCGGAGATCGTGCTGGCCGACATCTCCCGGCTGCCGGAGCCGAGCGACGCGGTCGACGGGATGGTCGCCGGGCACATCGTCCGGCAGGCGCTGGAGCAGCTCAGCCCGGACCACCGGGCGGTCCTGATCGAGGTGTACTTCCGGGGCGCGTCCACCGCGGAAGCGGCGGCCAGGCTCGGCATACCGGAGGGTACAGTGAAATCGCGTGCCTACTACGCGGTGCGGTCCATGCGGTCGGCCGTCGGCTCGGTGGAGCCGGAATGA
- a CDS encoding VOC family protein, with product MHRSRLSTWLIDVPRADADRAATFWSRALGVPARPGTDEPQFTSLPGALPDLSLAVQAVDDAPRYHLDIETDDLDAETARLIGLGAVEVDRWLDCRILRAPGGHLLCVIPLHSDPEVFARLATVWE from the coding sequence ATGCATCGCAGCCGGCTGTCCACCTGGCTCATCGACGTGCCCCGCGCGGACGCGGACCGGGCCGCGACGTTCTGGTCCCGGGCGCTCGGCGTGCCGGCGCGGCCCGGCACCGACGAGCCGCAGTTCACCTCGCTGCCCGGCGCGCTGCCGGACCTGTCGCTGGCGGTCCAGGCCGTGGACGACGCGCCGCGGTACCACCTGGACATCGAGACCGACGACCTCGACGCGGAGACCGCGCGGCTGATCGGGCTCGGCGCCGTGGAGGTCGACCGCTGGCTGGACTGCCGCATCCTGCGCGCGCCCGGCGGTCACCTGCTGTGCGTGATCCCGCTGCACAGCGACCCCGAGGTGTTCGCCCGGCTCGCCACCGTCTGGGAGTGA
- a CDS encoding zf-HC2 domain-containing protein → MGDDHQHAALALYLLGALPERERADFERHLAGCDRCLDEAMDLGPTTSGLGQFSDDDIHAFLTAVGTDDPLAPIPATAPRAAPSDQDGPAREPSPGDLPASGTPAHHVPSSGTPARDLPASGTPGHDLPASGTPGHHVPSSGTPARDSPENGTPAAGIPVGGTPDRGIPAGDTATRGETPAAPRPRGRADAPSRPADNRPSSRRRRRTVVTAAAAVLLVVVAGLSVVFLRGGDPSTPGDPALVTIAEAEGSGVTLAVSIIETPTDGEIVRATVSGLQPGTPYRLYAAGRSGETFVIRDWAARPGVHDVEGRLPAPADTLASFTVALADGGPIITALISGATPTPR, encoded by the coding sequence ATGGGTGACGATCACCAGCATGCCGCGCTGGCGCTCTATCTTCTCGGTGCGCTGCCGGAGCGTGAGCGCGCCGACTTCGAGCGACACCTGGCCGGCTGCGACCGCTGCCTGGACGAGGCGATGGACCTGGGCCCGACCACGAGCGGCCTGGGCCAGTTCAGCGACGACGACATCCACGCGTTCCTGACCGCGGTCGGCACCGACGACCCGCTCGCGCCGATCCCGGCCACCGCGCCCCGCGCGGCCCCGTCCGATCAGGACGGTCCGGCCCGCGAGCCCTCGCCGGGCGACCTCCCGGCCAGCGGCACGCCGGCCCACCATGTCCCGTCAAGCGGCACGCCGGCCCGCGACCTTCCGGCCAGCGGCACGCCGGGCCACGACCTTCCGGCCAGCGGCACGCCGGGCCACCATGTCCCGTCAAGCGGAACGCCGGCCCGCGACTCTCCGGAGAACGGGACGCCGGCCGCCGGCATCCCGGTCGGCGGGACCCCGGACCGCGGGATACCGGCGGGTGACACCGCGACGCGCGGTGAGACCCCGGCCGCACCCCGCCCCAGGGGGCGGGCGGACGCGCCGAGCCGCCCCGCCGACAACCGTCCGTCGTCCCGGCGCCGGCGCCGTACCGTGGTGACCGCCGCCGCGGCCGTGCTGCTGGTCGTCGTGGCCGGGCTGTCCGTGGTGTTCCTGCGCGGCGGCGACCCGTCCACGCCGGGCGATCCCGCGCTGGTCACGATCGCGGAGGCGGAGGGCTCCGGCGTCACGCTGGCGGTCTCCATCATCGAGACGCCCACGGACGGCGAGATCGTCCGCGCCACGGTCAGCGGCCTTCAGCCCGGTACGCCGTACCGGCTCTACGCGGCCGGCCGCAGCGGTGAGACGTTCGTGATCCGCGACTGGGCCGCGCGTCCCGGCGTGCACGACGTCGAGGGCCGCCTGCCCGCCCCGGCCGACACGCTCGCCTCGTTCACGGTCGCGCTCGCCGACGGCGGCCCGATCATCACCGCGCTGATCTCCGGCGCCACCCCGACCCCACGCTGA
- a CDS encoding S8 family serine peptidase, protein MPRTDRALYRLLIGLLLACGAAQLTAVAGASAAPAAEQYVKYYTVAGSYRDEPENLTEIAVRFLGDGSRSTEIFTLNSGRRQPGGGTLTDPKALREGWSLVLPWDAYGDGVRYGLLPGTASPSPTPSASPPPTRQQTTPARPEPPVQQPAPPAAAPPTPATPEAPPAPPSQDCGVTGPAAAESTWAQQRLAPEGAWETTRGNGVIVAVVDSGVDASLPQLSGRVIAGADITAGDGNGDSDCLGSGTGMAAIIAGASDQPDTPSGLAPDATILPIRVVGDGGPADPAEEATAIEVAVSAGAGVIAVGTHVDPGDPLVSAAISNALTHDVLVVVPATATPLPEPAKGADGALITVGAVDADGALAGEEGASADVVAPGIGVATLGVNGSGTITTSGPQYAVAFVAGQAALVRAAHPGLNAAQVKHRIEVTADRMETDDDGYGWGLINPVAAVSAVVEGEVVTPPAASDPGIGLGAVIAMVIVVLIMLAAVALLVLRARRWAQGPVSEPYEAEVPVR, encoded by the coding sequence GTGCCGAGGACGGATCGAGCCCTGTACCGGCTGCTCATCGGGCTGTTGCTGGCCTGTGGAGCGGCCCAGCTGACCGCGGTCGCCGGTGCCTCCGCGGCCCCGGCGGCGGAGCAGTACGTGAAGTACTACACAGTCGCCGGGTCCTACCGGGACGAGCCGGAGAACCTGACCGAGATCGCGGTGCGGTTCCTCGGCGACGGCTCCCGGTCGACCGAGATCTTCACATTGAACTCGGGCCGGCGGCAGCCCGGGGGCGGCACGCTGACCGACCCGAAGGCGCTGCGCGAGGGCTGGTCGCTGGTGCTGCCGTGGGACGCCTACGGCGACGGCGTCCGGTACGGGCTGCTCCCGGGCACCGCGTCGCCGTCCCCGACGCCGTCCGCGTCGCCGCCGCCGACCCGGCAGCAGACCACGCCGGCGCGGCCGGAACCGCCGGTTCAGCAGCCCGCGCCGCCGGCCGCCGCACCGCCGACGCCCGCCACGCCCGAGGCGCCGCCTGCCCCGCCGTCCCAGGACTGCGGCGTCACCGGCCCGGCCGCCGCGGAGTCGACCTGGGCGCAGCAGAGGCTCGCCCCGGAGGGCGCCTGGGAGACCACGCGCGGCAACGGCGTCATCGTGGCCGTCGTCGACTCCGGAGTGGACGCCAGCCTCCCTCAACTCAGCGGCCGGGTGATCGCCGGCGCGGACATCACGGCCGGCGACGGCAACGGCGACTCCGACTGCCTGGGCAGCGGCACCGGCATGGCCGCGATCATCGCGGGCGCGTCCGACCAGCCCGACACGCCGTCCGGCCTGGCGCCGGACGCCACCATCCTGCCCATCCGCGTGGTCGGTGACGGCGGGCCCGCGGACCCGGCCGAGGAGGCCACCGCGATCGAGGTGGCGGTCTCCGCCGGCGCCGGCGTCATCGCGGTCGGCACGCACGTCGACCCGGGCGACCCGCTGGTCTCCGCCGCGATCTCCAACGCGCTCACCCACGACGTACTGGTGGTGGTGCCCGCCACCGCGACGCCGCTGCCGGAGCCCGCGAAGGGCGCGGACGGCGCGCTGATCACGGTCGGCGCGGTGGACGCGGACGGCGCGCTCGCGGGCGAGGAGGGCGCGTCCGCGGACGTGGTGGCGCCCGGCATCGGCGTGGCCACGCTCGGCGTCAACGGCAGCGGCACCATCACCACCAGCGGCCCGCAGTACGCGGTCGCCTTCGTCGCGGGCCAGGCCGCGCTGGTCCGCGCCGCCCACCCCGGGCTGAACGCCGCCCAGGTCAAGCACCGGATCGAGGTCACCGCGGACCGGATGGAGACCGACGACGACGGGTACGGCTGGGGCCTGATCAACCCGGTCGCCGCGGTCAGCGCGGTCGTCGAGGGCGAGGTGGTCACGCCACCGGCCGCGTCCGACCCGGGCATCGGCCTGGGCGCCGTGATCGCGATGGTGATTGTGGTGCTCATCATGCTCGCCGCCGTGGCGCTGCTGGTGCTCCGCGCCCGCCGCTGGGCGCAGGGGCCGGTCAGCGAGCCGTACGAGGCGGAGGTGCCGGTCCGATGA